A single Rhopalosiphum padi isolate XX-2018 chromosome 4, ASM2088224v1, whole genome shotgun sequence DNA region contains:
- the LOC132929829 gene encoding zinc finger CCCH domain-containing protein 10-like isoform X6, producing the protein MKGKKDQESETNDNVCRDFMRNVCNRGKSCKFFHPPVEEDKRKYVFCHDFQNGKCSRHDCRFIHCSREDEEYYNRTGRMAPEVLRTIEITDQPLDVPVRGPNGPFNSPQPAMPPNFGNELFRRRFDFDEEPDPKRRRYEFDNRMPLGRPFPNRDMDFSAPPGPVHQQPYWLLQDEVEMLRKRVAELKKRNEELQATNEFLLEQNAQLRINEQAPLRSTQQMFMNRENGNIANKNLTLTKQRMYNLCYNNRM; encoded by the exons ATGAAGGGGAAAAAGGATCAGGAATCAGAAACAAATGACAATGTATGTCGTGATTTCATGCGAAATGTGTGCAATAGAGGCAAATCTTGCAAATTTTTTCATCCTCCTGTCGAAGAGGATAAGCGCAAATATGTATTTTGCCATGACTTTCAAAATGGCAAGTGTAGTCGACACGACTGCCGGTTCATTCATTGTTCTCGTGAGGATGAGGAATATTATAATCGGACCGGACGCATGGCACCAGAAGTGTTGAGAACAATTGAAATAACTG ATCAACCACTTGATGTACCTGTTAGAGGTCCAAATGGTCCTTTCAATTCACCCCAGCCAGCGATGCCACCTAACTTCGGTAATGAGTTGTTCCGCAGACGCTTTGATTTTGATGAAGAGCCCGATCCCAAGCGTAGGCGCTACGAATTTGACAACAGAATGCCGCTAGGGCGCCCATTCCCCAATCGCGACATGGACTTTTCCGCGCCACCTGGGCCTGTGCATCAACAGCCGTATTGGCTGTTGCAAGATGAGGTGGAAATGTTGCGCAAGCGTGTGGCTGAGTTGAAAAAGCGCAATGAGGAATTGCAAGCGACTAATGAATTCTTGTTGGAGCAAAACGCACAGCTGCGCATAAATGAACAAGCGCCCCTACGCAGCACCCAGCAAATG TTTATGAACAGAGAAAATGGAAACATTGCTAATAAGAATTTGACATTAACAAAACAAAGAATGTACAATCTATGTTACAATAATAGAATGtaa
- the LOC132929829 gene encoding zinc finger CCCH domain-containing protein 10-like isoform X5: MKGKKDQESETNDNVCRDFMRNVCNRGKSCKFFHPPVEEDKRKYVFCHDFQNGKCSRHDCRFIHCSREDEEYYNRTGRMAPEVLRTIEITGAPPSDDIPICKDYLKGNCHRSQAHCKFRHVDQPLDVPVRGPNGPFNSPQPAMPPNFGNELFRRRFDFDEEPDPKRRRYEFDNRMPLGRPFPNRDMDFSAPPGPVHQQPYWLLQDEVEMLRKRVAELKKRNEELQATNEFLLEQNAQLRINEQAPLRSTQQMFMNRENGNIANKNLTLTKQRMYNLCYNNRM, encoded by the exons ATGAAGGGGAAAAAGGATCAGGAATCAGAAACAAATGACAATGTATGTCGTGATTTCATGCGAAATGTGTGCAATAGAGGCAAATCTTGCAAATTTTTTCATCCTCCTGTCGAAGAGGATAAGCGCAAATATGTATTTTGCCATGACTTTCAAAATGGCAAGTGTAGTCGACACGACTGCCGGTTCATTCATTGTTCTCGTGAGGATGAGGAATATTATAATCGGACCGGACGCATGGCACCAGAAGTGTTGAGAACAATTGAAATAACTGGTGCGCCTCCTTCTGATGATATACctatttgtaaagattattTAAAAGGCAATTGCCATCGTAGCCAAGCTCATTGTAAATTTCGTCATGTAGATCAACCACTTGATGTACCTGTTAGAGGTCCAAATGGTCCTTTCAATTCACCCCAGCCAGCGATGCCACCTAACTTCGGTAATGAGTTGTTCCGCAGACGCTTTGATTTTGATGAAGAGCCCGATCCCAAGCGTAGGCGCTACGAATTTGACAACAGAATGCCGCTAGGGCGCCCATTCCCCAATCGCGACATGGACTTTTCCGCGCCACCTGGGCCTGTGCATCAACAGCCGTATTGGCTGTTGCAAGATGAGGTGGAAATGTTGCGCAAGCGTGTGGCTGAGTTGAAAAAGCGCAATGAGGAATTGCAAGCGACTAATGAATTCTTGTTGGAGCAAAACGCACAGCTGCGCATAAATGAACAAGCGCCCCTACGCAGCACCCAGCAAATG TTTATGAACAGAGAAAATGGAAACATTGCTAATAAGAATTTGACATTAACAAAACAAAGAATGTACAATCTATGTTACAATAATAGAATGtaa
- the LOC132929829 gene encoding zinc finger CCCH domain-containing protein 10-like isoform X1 codes for MKGKKDQESETNDNVCRDFMRNVCNRGKSCKFFHPPVEEDKRKYVFCHDFQNGKCSRHDCRFIHCSREDEEYYNRTGRMAPEVLRTIEITGAPPSDDIPICKDYLKGNCHRSQAHCKFRHVDQPLDVPVRGPNGPFNSPQPAMPPNFGNELFRRRFDFDEEPDPKRRRYEFDNRMPLGRPFPNRDMDFSAPPGPVHQQPYWLLQDEVEMLRKRVAELKKRNEELQATNEFLLEQNAQLRINEQAPLRSTQQMVSAIRTVTTVPVSLAAVAAAGTPVSIATVSMAPIQIPPVVSGSGPPPLPQPTNSQPLVSYPIGRSTSAQHYIQPL; via the exons ATGAAGGGGAAAAAGGATCAGGAATCAGAAACAAATGACAATGTATGTCGTGATTTCATGCGAAATGTGTGCAATAGAGGCAAATCTTGCAAATTTTTTCATCCTCCTGTCGAAGAGGATAAGCGCAAATATGTATTTTGCCATGACTTTCAAAATGGCAAGTGTAGTCGACACGACTGCCGGTTCATTCATTGTTCTCGTGAGGATGAGGAATATTATAATCGGACCGGACGCATGGCACCAGAAGTGTTGAGAACAATTGAAATAACTGGTGCGCCTCCTTCTGATGATATACctatttgtaaagattattTAAAAGGCAATTGCCATCGTAGCCAAGCTCATTGTAAATTTCGTCATGTAGATCAACCACTTGATGTACCTGTTAGAGGTCCAAATGGTCCTTTCAATTCACCCCAGCCAGCGATGCCACCTAACTTCGGTAATGAGTTGTTCCGCAGACGCTTTGATTTTGATGAAGAGCCCGATCCCAAGCGTAGGCGCTACGAATTTGACAACAGAATGCCGCTAGGGCGCCCATTCCCCAATCGCGACATGGACTTTTCCGCGCCACCTGGGCCTGTGCATCAACAGCCGTATTGGCTGTTGCAAGATGAGGTGGAAATGTTGCGCAAGCGTGTGGCTGAGTTGAAAAAGCGCAATGAGGAATTGCAAGCGACTAATGAATTCTTGTTGGAGCAAAACGCACAGCTGCGCATAAATGAACAAGCGCCCCTACGCAGCACCCAGCAAATGGTGAGCGCTATACGCACCGTGACCACAGTCCCAGTCAGCTTGGCGGCGGTGGCTGCGGCCGGCACACCCGTGTCCATAGCTACCGTCTCCATGGCTCCAATTCAGATACCACCTGTTGTATCTGGATCTGGCCCGCCGCCCCTGCCGCAGCCAACTAACTCGCAGCCTTTGGTTTCTTATCCTATTGGCAGATCGACATCGGCCCAACACTATATCCAACC TTTATGA
- the LOC132929829 gene encoding zinc finger CCCH domain-containing protein 10-like isoform X3 has protein sequence MKGKKDQESETNDNVCRDFMRNVCNRGKSCKFFHPPVEEDKRKYVFCHDFQNGKCSRHDCRFIHCSREDEEYYNRTGRMAPEVLRTIEITGAPPSDDIPIYQPLDVPVRGPNGPFNSPQPAMPPNFGNELFRRRFDFDEEPDPKRRRYEFDNRMPLGRPFPNRDMDFSAPPGPVHQQPYWLLQDEVEMLRKRVAELKKRNEELQATNEFLLEQNAQLRINEQAPLRSTQQMVSAIRTVTTVPVSLAAVAAAGTPVSIATVSMAPIQIPPVVSGSGPPPLPQPTNSQPLVSYPIGRSTSAQHYIQPL, from the exons ATGAAGGGGAAAAAGGATCAGGAATCAGAAACAAATGACAATGTATGTCGTGATTTCATGCGAAATGTGTGCAATAGAGGCAAATCTTGCAAATTTTTTCATCCTCCTGTCGAAGAGGATAAGCGCAAATATGTATTTTGCCATGACTTTCAAAATGGCAAGTGTAGTCGACACGACTGCCGGTTCATTCATTGTTCTCGTGAGGATGAGGAATATTATAATCGGACCGGACGCATGGCACCAGAAGTGTTGAGAACAATTGAAATAACTGGTGCGCCTCCTTCTGATGATATACctattt ATCAACCACTTGATGTACCTGTTAGAGGTCCAAATGGTCCTTTCAATTCACCCCAGCCAGCGATGCCACCTAACTTCGGTAATGAGTTGTTCCGCAGACGCTTTGATTTTGATGAAGAGCCCGATCCCAAGCGTAGGCGCTACGAATTTGACAACAGAATGCCGCTAGGGCGCCCATTCCCCAATCGCGACATGGACTTTTCCGCGCCACCTGGGCCTGTGCATCAACAGCCGTATTGGCTGTTGCAAGATGAGGTGGAAATGTTGCGCAAGCGTGTGGCTGAGTTGAAAAAGCGCAATGAGGAATTGCAAGCGACTAATGAATTCTTGTTGGAGCAAAACGCACAGCTGCGCATAAATGAACAAGCGCCCCTACGCAGCACCCAGCAAATGGTGAGCGCTATACGCACCGTGACCACAGTCCCAGTCAGCTTGGCGGCGGTGGCTGCGGCCGGCACACCCGTGTCCATAGCTACCGTCTCCATGGCTCCAATTCAGATACCACCTGTTGTATCTGGATCTGGCCCGCCGCCCCTGCCGCAGCCAACTAACTCGCAGCCTTTGGTTTCTTATCCTATTGGCAGATCGACATCGGCCCAACACTATATCCAACC TTTATGA
- the LOC132929829 gene encoding zinc finger CCCH domain-containing protein 10-like isoform X4 has protein sequence MKGKKDQESETNDNVCRDFMRNVCNRGKSCKFFHPPVEEDKRKYVFCHDFQNGKCSRHDCRFIHCSREDEEYYNRTGRMAPEVLRTIEITDQPLDVPVRGPNGPFNSPQPAMPPNFGNELFRRRFDFDEEPDPKRRRYEFDNRMPLGRPFPNRDMDFSAPPGPVHQQPYWLLQDEVEMLRKRVAELKKRNEELQATNEFLLEQNAQLRINEQAPLRSTQQMVSAIRTVTTVPVSLAAVAAAGTPVSIATVSMAPIQIPPVVSGSGPPPLPQPTNSQPLVSYPIGRSTSAQHYIQPL, from the exons ATGAAGGGGAAAAAGGATCAGGAATCAGAAACAAATGACAATGTATGTCGTGATTTCATGCGAAATGTGTGCAATAGAGGCAAATCTTGCAAATTTTTTCATCCTCCTGTCGAAGAGGATAAGCGCAAATATGTATTTTGCCATGACTTTCAAAATGGCAAGTGTAGTCGACACGACTGCCGGTTCATTCATTGTTCTCGTGAGGATGAGGAATATTATAATCGGACCGGACGCATGGCACCAGAAGTGTTGAGAACAATTGAAATAACTG ATCAACCACTTGATGTACCTGTTAGAGGTCCAAATGGTCCTTTCAATTCACCCCAGCCAGCGATGCCACCTAACTTCGGTAATGAGTTGTTCCGCAGACGCTTTGATTTTGATGAAGAGCCCGATCCCAAGCGTAGGCGCTACGAATTTGACAACAGAATGCCGCTAGGGCGCCCATTCCCCAATCGCGACATGGACTTTTCCGCGCCACCTGGGCCTGTGCATCAACAGCCGTATTGGCTGTTGCAAGATGAGGTGGAAATGTTGCGCAAGCGTGTGGCTGAGTTGAAAAAGCGCAATGAGGAATTGCAAGCGACTAATGAATTCTTGTTGGAGCAAAACGCACAGCTGCGCATAAATGAACAAGCGCCCCTACGCAGCACCCAGCAAATGGTGAGCGCTATACGCACCGTGACCACAGTCCCAGTCAGCTTGGCGGCGGTGGCTGCGGCCGGCACACCCGTGTCCATAGCTACCGTCTCCATGGCTCCAATTCAGATACCACCTGTTGTATCTGGATCTGGCCCGCCGCCCCTGCCGCAGCCAACTAACTCGCAGCCTTTGGTTTCTTATCCTATTGGCAGATCGACATCGGCCCAACACTATATCCAACC TTTATGA
- the LOC132929829 gene encoding zinc finger CCCH domain-containing protein 10-like isoform X2 — protein sequence MKGKKDQESETNDNVCRDFMRNVCNRGKSCKFFHPPVEEDKRKYVFCHDFQNGKCSRHDCRFIHCSREDEEYYNRTGRMAPEVLRTIEITGAPPSDDIPICKDYLKGNCHRSQAHCKFRHVDQPLDVPVRGPNGPFNSPQPAMPPNFGNELFRRRFDFDEEPDPKRRRYEFDNRMPLGRPFPNRDMDFSAPPGPVHQQPYWLLQDEVEMLRKRVAELKKRNEELQATNEFLLEQNAQLRINEQAPLRSTQQMVSAIRTVTTVPVSLAAVAAAGTPVSIATVSMAPIQIPPVVSGSGPPPLPQPTNSQPLVSYPIGRSTSAQHYIQP from the coding sequence ATGAAGGGGAAAAAGGATCAGGAATCAGAAACAAATGACAATGTATGTCGTGATTTCATGCGAAATGTGTGCAATAGAGGCAAATCTTGCAAATTTTTTCATCCTCCTGTCGAAGAGGATAAGCGCAAATATGTATTTTGCCATGACTTTCAAAATGGCAAGTGTAGTCGACACGACTGCCGGTTCATTCATTGTTCTCGTGAGGATGAGGAATATTATAATCGGACCGGACGCATGGCACCAGAAGTGTTGAGAACAATTGAAATAACTGGTGCGCCTCCTTCTGATGATATACctatttgtaaagattattTAAAAGGCAATTGCCATCGTAGCCAAGCTCATTGTAAATTTCGTCATGTAGATCAACCACTTGATGTACCTGTTAGAGGTCCAAATGGTCCTTTCAATTCACCCCAGCCAGCGATGCCACCTAACTTCGGTAATGAGTTGTTCCGCAGACGCTTTGATTTTGATGAAGAGCCCGATCCCAAGCGTAGGCGCTACGAATTTGACAACAGAATGCCGCTAGGGCGCCCATTCCCCAATCGCGACATGGACTTTTCCGCGCCACCTGGGCCTGTGCATCAACAGCCGTATTGGCTGTTGCAAGATGAGGTGGAAATGTTGCGCAAGCGTGTGGCTGAGTTGAAAAAGCGCAATGAGGAATTGCAAGCGACTAATGAATTCTTGTTGGAGCAAAACGCACAGCTGCGCATAAATGAACAAGCGCCCCTACGCAGCACCCAGCAAATGGTGAGCGCTATACGCACCGTGACCACAGTCCCAGTCAGCTTGGCGGCGGTGGCTGCGGCCGGCACACCCGTGTCCATAGCTACCGTCTCCATGGCTCCAATTCAGATACCACCTGTTGTATCTGGATCTGGCCCGCCGCCCCTGCCGCAGCCAACTAACTCGCAGCCTTTGGTTTCTTATCCTATTGGCAGATCGACATCGGCCCAACACTATATCCAACCGTAG
- the LOC132930277 gene encoding protein SCO1 homolog, mitochondrial gives MSFCSRRIFQRFQINQISKFYFSNVSGGPNKHEFPKRNKTIFGKDSPITWKTVGITGILGAGMVTYLLYLKEEQEEKQRRERKRQLGKAQIGGPFELLDGSNNIVKSEQFLGKWMLIYFGFSHCPDICPDELEKMALVVDNLEKEDMNTGIQGIFITVDPDRDTPQIVDKYIKEFSPKFIGLSGTSDQIQQVCKRYRVYYSPGKKDVDNDYIVDHTIIMYLVNPEGEFIDYFGQNKTAPEIVEHILLHMFKFKQEKGSLLSSTLEKINSFSGKKIATS, from the exons ATGTCATTTTGTTCCAGAAGAATTTTTCAACga ttccaaattaatcaaatttcaaaattctaCTTTAGTAATGTGTCAGGAGGACCAAATAAACATGAATTTCCAAAacgtaataaaacaatatttggaAAGGATAGTCCAATTACGTGGAAAACTGTAGGAATTACTGGTATTTTAGGAGCGGGTATGGTCACATACTTGTTATATCTTAAAGAAGAACAAGAAGAAA aaCAAAGACGAGAAAGAAAACGTCAGCTAGGAAAAGCACAAATTGGAGGTCCATTTGAATTACTTGATGGATccaacaatattgtaaaaagtgAACAATTTTTGGGGAAATGGATGCTCATCTATTTTGGGTTCAGTCATTGTCCAGATATATGTCCTGATGAATTAGAAAAAATGGCGTTAGTTGTTGATAATCttg aaaaagaaGACATGAACACAGGCATTCAAGGTATTTTCATAACTGTAGATCCAGACAGAGATACTCCTCAAATAGTAGATAAATACATAAAGGAATTTTCTCCAAAATTCATTGGTTTAAGTGGTACATCAGATCAAATTCAGCAAGTGTGTAAAAGATATAGAGTTTATTATAGCCCTGGAAAGAAAGATGTTGATAATGATTATATT gtGGATCATACAATCATTATGTACTTGGTCAATCCAGAAGGtgaatttatagattatttcgGACAAAATAAAACTGCCCCTGAAATAGTAGAACACATTTTATTACACATGTTTAAATTCAAACAAGAAAAAGGTTCATTATTGAGCAGCACTTTAGAAAAGATAAACTCATTTAGTGGAAAAAAAATTGCTACATCTTAa